The following proteins are co-located in the Triticum aestivum cultivar Chinese Spring chromosome 1A, IWGSC CS RefSeq v2.1, whole genome shotgun sequence genome:
- the LOC123052555 gene encoding uncharacterized protein isoform X2, which yields MDYDDTDFQSRNFQLAGEDNSKSPSSLRPFALPKLDTDDQLQGHLRFGNLTDSEGFFSVGGHDNSWIEVLSTGSSVVGFSSSAAESCSISRSNYVWSEATSTECVEMLLKSVGENEMTGNMNDNVRQQLSGMDSQIGPSNMQPNSSDSPSDSIVVPTENDQSQGTRSRMPEDPLTSQPQFEDIAPFSMVDKAEHAMPSTLSGRKSNYMLDSVSEKCIVSEKLSSASQNTPEGCPAVDNYFKVVHDGDSLDNLNIHSAGVDSDKLSNEAFSELARIQNIYSTDSYHFEQGNHMHANKLEGGMHELQKLTESSDGLLEAITNPVKMLQMNDDTCKSATDSLQPSLSQVEHGAEGHKILVDAHKKPVIKNFSIGEEPSSAKSCQNQSDLNNSNPHPVTPLSTESGELIQSPDGKQPAHVIGAPEETESDGVEDTVVDVSKHGVPEQHQESVDNLKNVVMDDTNISNDVDSKLGVLEQHQDSVDNLQSVVSEEQSGREEISAVSGDFECLVEAGHDGNDRRLTGTSKDEFESSGHVAPVNSSAGLFDENGPNVSSVNHEGPVKEDDMPVLEDEPGTNSGPQEKEIAPLSNLSSDIISTTVADTSNKSMDKPDCSGGVPSDGSPAGVLEGNDSTISSINHVDAVDKGANSSSEVGGHNVAPVSESSANKSAMSVNSDINSICSSGTVPVAKNPQCEGLATSLASLTTNQSQDKSGDHPDAHTENCQVGRPLQSEDQEISHPQKCQIGGSSVQSEHQGNLATASSLDLSSGKDAQTIIETPLNANDDLNVHIKDNEGNCNDATCGSPTVISCTEPFLQEGGQEGIAVLHRNLTEQTEDKKDPTASAGASPSSEDCSARNIKHNLTSEETNTTGDDRSFSFEVGDPPKVSEKVHRPAWSPFPRSKAALSTEVNSEIPKPGTPGNVLKHTSEVSKKMAVLDTGKEQQSGNKVVESVGVLSSSSHIGHSTETKSAPLEQPQQHPTPESSALAHQPFTDLQHVQLRAQIFVYGALIQGIPPAEAYMVSAFGEPGGGKPAWEAVWRVAVKIFQNQKSPVAGLETPTSSRIGSNVAEKASKGTAGKTSPASNKGGKAVLPAHTAVTLQSPTFNMSPLGSSTLNLQRGSHLDFSQAVSPVFAYNSQTRQPTSAVASWFPQSHGTRAAPWLAPPQNLIFDSSMQPTVPSSESAKGSSKTISISQAITPGLFLPSQASSAVASPLAVVQEEKQKTPASKRNRAGAASPKPRKRKKASASQEQQPDIASSQLKTDIASSQLKTDIASVIPATEQTPGFTLSTRSPSNVLGSRLVPNSSLITSVPNYLGGKGAEQRIIFSEQISGAVDQSMDQAKGASMYSEEALRHSEGVWNHLSTNSRSKLPAEVEQKLTSAAAAASAAVSVAKAAAEAAKMASVAALQAKMMAEEALGSMKSANSLQKRDTGEVDVNNMASVSSLTPKSSWKIKDSTNAPGSTISVAREVARKRVEEASAAAKRAENLDAILKAAELAAEAVFKAGTIIGMGEPLPFTLSELLEAGPDGYWKSDRVKNMKTGNTSENAVTEELEIPTNKSGKKHDSKAKYDQAIQKLEPSSSVKSLQPDKMPSGNGIEDNPTAGPLNGNTTDTAPSIIWNGIGKGSLVEVFAAEGGSRAAWFSAKVLDINEDSACINYEAHGEGTGLSKEWVSLKQEGEKAPHIRLAHPATISNLKGTRKRRRDTAGNYSWAIGDHVDAWIKNSWREGVISQNGEFGDTKFVVQFSAGDSLVLDAWNLRPSLVWQDGEWTEWSRARERKDKSNKGDSPYEKRQRTAVNDPVPTVGEARPPSKDKKSTNTVVSDPVPTVGEARPPTKDKKSTNTVVSDPVPTVGEARPPTKDKKSTNTVVKPDEPKPLALSDRDVLFNIGKGATEIKTTRRPGLQKEGTKVFGVPKPGKKKKFMDVSKHYVGDQSDRISEGSASTRYAKHPVPQVPRPRESTLKLDQRAKRASDMRSRGLKSAKPQTTSTNGVPGEDPLSTPVPSSSALESTFAFAASTTSSSNPVNPTVEKNNLAHATDLRTEDASILESRLQATPTVPAVKKNPIAANRAKRKFVPSADSNVNRRVLKTPDVSAKTSSDSAEPRRSNRRIQPTSRLLEGLQSSLIASKITGEKLPRTNFRSATSASRGKAHG from the exons ATGGATTATGATGATACTGATTTCCAGAGCCGAAATTTTCAACTAGCCGGTGAAGACAACAGTAAATCCCCATCAAGTTTGCGGCCATTTGCACTGCCGAAACTTGATACTGACGACCAACTACAGGGCCATCTCAGATTTGGCAATTTAACAGACTCTGAAGGATTTTTCAGTGTAGGAGGGCACGATAATAGTTGGATTGAGGTGCTGTCCACTGGAAGTAGTGTTGTTGGTTTTAGTTCTAGCGCAGCTGAATCTTGCTCCATATCTAGGAGTAACTATGTCTGGTCAGAGGCAACATCCACTGAGTGTGTGGAAATGTTGTTGAAGTCAGTGGGAGAAAATGAGATGACCGGTAACATGAATGATAATGTGCGTCAGCAGTTAAGTGGCATGGACAGTCAAATTGGTCCATCCAACATGCAACCTAACTCTAGTGACTCTCCATCAGATAGCATTGTGGTGCCGACTGAGAATGACCAGTCCCAGGGCACTCGTTCTAGAATGCCAGAAGATCCTTTGACAAGTCAACCTCAGTTTGAAGATATTGCACCTTTCTCAATGGTTGACAAAGCTGAACATGCCATGCCTTCAACTTTATCAGGCAGGAAGTCGAACTATATGTTGGATTCTGTTTCTGAGAAGTGCATTGTGAGTGAGAAGCTGTCTTCCGCTTCTCAAAACACACCAGAAGGCTGTCCAGCTGTTGACAACTATTTTAAGGTGGTTCATGATGGTGATTCTTTGGACAATCTCAACATACACTCAGCTGGAGTTGATTCCGATAAGTTGAGCAACGAAGCCTTCTCGGAGTTAGCTCGAATTCAGAACATATACTCCACCGACTCATATCACTTCGAGCAAGGCAATCATATGCACGCAAATAAACTTGAAGGAGGAATGCATGAATTGCAAAAATTGACAGAAAGCTCTGATGGATTATTGGAGGCCATCACAAATCCGGTTAAGATGCTGCAAATGAATGATGACACTTGCAAGAGTGCCACTGATTCACTTCAACCATCCCTTTCACAAGTAGAACATGGGGCAGAAGGCCATAAAATTTTAGTGGACGCGCACAAAAAACCTGTCATTAAGAACTTCAGCATTGGCGAAGAACCCAGTTCTGCTAAATCTTGTCAAAACCAGTCAGATTTGAATAATTCTAATCCTCATCCCGTCACTCCCTTGTCAACCGAAAGTGGCGAGTTGATTCAGTCTCCCGATGGAAAACAGCCTGCCCATGTCATTGGAGCTCCAGAAGAAACGGAAAGTGATGGAGTGGAAGATACAGTTGTTGATGTCTCAAAACATGGAGTGCCGGAGCAGCATCAAGAATCTGTTGATAATCTAAAAAATGTTGTTATGGATGATACAAATATCAGCAATGACGTTGACTCAAAGCTTGGAGTGCTAGAGCAGCATCAAGATTCTGTTGATAATCTACAAAGTGTTGTTTCAGAAGAACAATCAGGTAGGGAGGAAATCTCAGCGGTTTCAGGGGATTTTGAATGCTTGGTAGAAGCTGGTCATGATGGAAATGATAGACGCCTTACTGGTACATCAAAAGATGAGTTTGAATCATCAGGGCATGTTGCACCTGTCAATTCTTCAGCTGGTTTATTTGATGAGAATGGTCCAAACGTTTCCTCAGTAAATCATGAGGGGCCAGTCAAGGAAGATGATATGCCTGTTTTAGAAGACGAGCCTGGAACTAATTCTGGGCCTCAGGAAAAAGAGATAGCACCTCTAAGCAATTTAAGCAGCGATATAATTTCTACCACGGTTGCTGATACATCCAATAAATCAATGGATAAACCTGACTGTTCAGGAGGTGTTCCATCTGATGGTTCTCCTGCTGGTGTGCTTGAAGGAAATGATTCGACGATTTCCTCAATAAATCATGTGGATGCAGTTGATAAAGGTGCTAATTCTTCTTCAGAAGTTGGAGGCCACAATGTAGCACCTGTTTCTGAGTCATCGGCGAATAAGTCAGCAATGTCGGTGAACTCTGACATCAATTCTATTTGTAGCAGTGGTACCGTTCCTGTCGCAAAAAATCCACAGTGCGAAGGGCTGGCTACTTCTTTGGCTAGTTTGACCACGAATCAAAGTCAGGATAAATCAG GTGATCATCCAGATGCTCATACAGAGAATTGCCAGGTTGGCAGACCATTACAATCTGAAGACCAAGAAATTTCTCATCCACAGAAATGTCAGATTGGTGGATCTTCTGTACAATCTGAGCATCAAGGAAATTTAGCTACTGCCTCCTCCTTGGATCTCTCATCTGGCAAGGATGCACAAACCATCATAGAAACTCCTTTAAATGCAAATGATGATTTAAATGTGCATATAAAAG ATAACGAAGGAAACTGTAATGATGCTACATGCGGTTCCCCTACAGTGATTAGTTGCACAGAACCCTTTCTCCAAGAAGGTGGGCAGGAGGGTATCGCTGTGCTTCATAGGAACCTAACTGAACAAACCGAGGATAAAAAAGACCCTACAGCCTCAGCTGGCGCTTCCCCTAGTTCAGAAGATTGCTCTGCCAGAAATATAAAACATAATCTTACTTCTGAGGAGACAAATACAACGGGAGATGATCGAAGTTTCTCATTTGAGGTCGGAGATCCACCAAAAGTGTCTGAGAAAGTTCATCGTCCTGCTTGGAGCCCTTTTCCTAGATCTAAAGCTGCTCTAAGTACTGag GTAAACTCAGAAATCCCTAAACCTGGGACTCCTGGAAATGTGTTGAAGCACACCAGTGAAGTGAGTAAGAAAATGGCTGTTCTGGATACTGGGAAAGAACAACAATCAGGGAACAAAGTGGTTGAAAGTGTTGGGGTGCTCTCTAGCAGCTCGCATATTGGTCATAGTACTGAAACTAAAAGTGCACCGCTAGAGCAGCCACAACAGCATCCAACTCCCGAGAGCAGTG CTCTAGCGCACCAACCTTTCACAGATTTACAACATGTGCAGCTACGTGCACAGATATTTGTttatggtgctcttat TCAAGGAATACCACCAGCAGAGGCCTACATGGTGTCAGCTTTTGGAGAACCTG GTGGCGGCAAACCTGCCTGGGAGGCAGTCTGGCGAGTTGCTGTTAAGATATTTCAGAATCAGAAGTCACCCGTAGCTGGCTTGGAAACTCCTACAAGCTCACGTATAG GCAGCAATGTGGCTGAAAAAGCCAGCAAGGGTACAGCAGGTAAAACTTCACCAGCTAGCAATAAAGGTGGCAAAGCTGTGTTGCCAGCACATACTGCTGTAACTCTGCAGTCACCAACTTTCAACATGTCACCGCTTGGTAGTTCTACATTGAACCTGCAACGAGGTTCCCATCTGGATTTTAGTCAGGCTGTATCACCAGTATTCGCATATAATTCACAGACAAGGCAGCCTACTTCTGCTGTTGCATCCTGGTTTCCTCAGAGCCATGGTACACGTGCTGCACCTTGGCTGGCTCCACCACAAAACTTAATATTTGATTCATCAATGCAACCAACTGTGCCTTCAAGTGAATCTGCAAAAGGATCTAGTAAAACTATATCCATTTCACAAGCTATTACGCCTGGTCTATTTCTTCCCAGTCAGGCATCTTCTGCTGTTGCTTCTCCATTAGCAGTTGTACAGGAGGAGAAACAGAAGACACCGGCTTCTAAGCGTAATAGAGCTGGAGCTGCATCACcaaagccaagaaaaagaaagaaagcttCAGCAAGTCAAGAACAGCAACCTGACATTGCTTCCTCTCAGCTCAAAACGGACATTGCATCATCCCAGCTCAAAACAGACATTGCATCTGTTATTCCTGCCACTGAGCAGACACCAGGCTTCACCTTATCTACTCGTTCTCCAAGTAATGTTCTGGGTAGCCGGCTTGTTCCTAACTCAAGTTTGATCACATCTGTGCCTAACTACCTGGGTGGTAAGGGTGCTGAGCAAAGAATAATCTTTTCAGAACAGATCAGCGGTGCAGTGGACCAATCTATGGACCAAGCCAAAGGTGCAAGCATGTACTCTGAGGAGGCACTGAGGCACAGTGAAGGTGTGTGGAACCACTTATCCACAAACTCAAGGAGTAAATTACCTGCAGAAGTAGAACAAAAGCTTACTTcagcagctgctgctgcttctgcagCAGTTTCTGTTGCGAAGGCTGCTGCAGAAGCTGCTAAAATGGCGTCGGTGGCTGCATTGCAGGCAAAAATGATGGCAGAAGAAGCCCTTGGCTCTATGAAATCTGCTAATTCCTTGCAGAAGCGTGACACTGGTGAAGTTGATGTAAATAATATGGCAAGTGTGTCAAGTTTGACGCCCAAATCATCATGGAAAATAAAGGACAGCACTAATGCCCCAGGTTCCACCATTTCGGTGGCACGGGAGGTTGCTAGAAAAAGGGTTGAAGAGGCATCTGCAGCTGCAAAACGCGCAGAAAACTTAGATGCTATACTTAAAGCTGCAGAGCTTGCTGCAGAGGCTGTGTTCAAAGCAGGAACAATCATAGGGATGGGTGAGCCTCTGCCTTTTACTCTAAGTGAGCTGTTGGAAGCTGGTCCTGATGGCTACTGGAAGTCTGATAGAGTGAAGAATATGAAGACTGGTAACACCAGTGAGAATGCAGTAACAGAAGAATTGGAGATACCTACTAATAAATCTGGCAAAAAGCATGATAGCAAAGCTAAATATGATCAAGCAATACAGAAGTTGGAGCCATCTTCCAGTGTCAAAAGTTTGCAGCCAGATAAGATGCCCTCAG GGAATGGGATTGAAGATAATCCCACTGCTGGCCCACTCAATGGCAACACAACTGATACAGCACCAAGCATAATTTGGAATGGCATTGGAAAAGGATCTCTTGTTGAg GTTTTTGCTGCTGAGGGTGGTTCTAGAGCAGCTTGGTTTTCTGCGAAGGTCCTTGATATAAATGAAGATAGTGCATGCATCAACTATGAAGCCCACGGTGAAG GTACTGGTCTTTCCAAGGAATGGGTGTCACTGAAGCAGGAGGGGGAGAAGGCACCTCACATACGTCTTGCCCATCCTGCTACTATATCTAATTTGAAAGGTACTAGAAAGCGCCGTAGGGACACAGCAGGAAATTATTCTTGGGCTATTGGTGATCACGTGGATGCATGGATAAAAAATAG TTGGCGGGAGGGAGTCATTTCTCAGAATGGTGAATTTGGTGACACAAAGTTCGTTGTGCAATTTTCAG CTGGTGATTCCTTAGTCCTTGATGCTTGGAATCTTCGTCCATCACTTGTTTGGCAGGATGGTGAATGGACAGAGTGGTCCCGTGCACGAGAGAGGAAAGATAAATCAAATAAG GGTGATTCTCCATATGAGAAACGCCAGCGGACAGCAGTGAATGATCCTGTGCCTACTGTTGGAGAAGCACGTCCCCCTTCTAAAGACAAGAAGAGCACTAACACTGTAGTGAGCGACCCTGTGCCTACTGTTGGAGAAGCACGTCCCCCTACCAAAGACAAGAAGAGCACTAACACTGTCGTGAGCGATCCTGTGCCCACTGTTGGAGAAGCACGTCCCCCTACCAAAGACAAGAAGAGCACTAACACTGTAGTAAAACCAGATGAGCCAAAGCCACTGGCTTTATCTGATAGGGACGTGCTTTTTAACATTGGAAAAGGTGCAACTGAGATTAAAACCACCAGGCGACCTGGACTGCAGAAGGAAGGAACAAAGGTCTTCGGTGTTCCAAAACCTGGAAAGAAGAAGAAGTTCATGGATGTAAGCAAACATTATGTTGGCGATCAATCTGATAGAATTTCTGAGGGTAGTGCATCCACCAGATATGCAAAACATCCAGTGCCACAGGTGCCAAGACCACGGGAAAGTACCCTAAAACTCGACCAGAGAGCCAAGAGGGCAAGTGACATGCGATCCAGAGGACTTAAATCTGCCAAGCCTCAGACAACATCAACTAACGGTGTTCCTGGCGAGGATCCTTTATCCACTCCTGTCCCAAGCTCTAGTGCTCTTGAAAGTACTTTTGCTTTTGCGGCAAGTACGACAAGCTCTTCCAACCCTGTGAACCCAACTGTAGAAAAGAATAATTTGGCTCATGCCACTGATCTTAGAACTGAAGATGCTTCTATTCTGGAATCACGTTTACAAGCCACACCAACCGTTCCTGCTGTCAAGAAGAATCCGATTGCTGCTAATCGAGCTAAAAGGAAATTTGTTCCTTCTGCGGATAGTAACGTGAACAGGAGGGTGCTGAAAACTCCTGACGTTTCAGCCAAGACCAGCTCAGATTCTGCTGAACCCCGAAGGTCAAACCGCCGGATTCAACCAACCTCACGG TTGCTCGAGGGCCTGCAGAGTTCTCTTATAGCCTCCAAAATTACTGGCGAAAAACTCCCTAGGACTAATTTCAGGAGTGCTACTTCTGCCTCAAGAG GAAAAGCCCATGGCTAA